From the Pseudomonas putida genome, one window contains:
- a CDS encoding S49 family peptidase, with protein MADEWKAPVNETEEERLAREAREAQNEEDRVEQKSWKLLEKTLLAGVQEQRRSRRWGIFFKLLTFVYLFGILALFLPFMDVDKAASRSGNHTALVEVRGVIADQEAASADNIVKSLRDAFKDPKTKAVVLRINSPGGSPVQAGYVYDEIRRLRGEHPDTKLYAVITDLGASGAYYIASAADEIYADKASLVGSIGVTAAGYGFVGSMEKLGVERRTYTAGEHKAFLDPFSPEKPDERAFWQGVLDTTHQQFIAMVKQGRGDRLKDKEHPELFSGLVWSGEQAKALGLVDGLGSASYVAREIVGEKDLVDYTVQESPFDRFSKRIGASVAEHLAMWMGFQGPQLR; from the coding sequence ATGGCTGACGAGTGGAAAGCGCCGGTTAACGAAACCGAAGAGGAGCGCCTCGCTCGCGAAGCGCGTGAAGCGCAGAACGAAGAGGATCGTGTCGAGCAGAAGAGCTGGAAGCTGCTGGAAAAGACCCTGCTGGCCGGGGTCCAGGAGCAGCGTCGGTCACGGCGCTGGGGGATCTTCTTCAAGCTGCTGACCTTCGTCTACCTGTTCGGCATCCTGGCCTTGTTCCTGCCGTTCATGGATGTGGACAAGGCTGCATCGCGCAGTGGCAATCACACGGCCCTGGTCGAGGTGCGAGGCGTGATTGCCGATCAGGAGGCCGCGAGCGCCGACAATATCGTCAAGAGCCTGCGTGATGCGTTCAAGGACCCCAAGACCAAGGCGGTGGTCCTGCGCATCAACAGTCCGGGCGGCAGCCCGGTGCAGGCGGGCTACGTGTATGACGAGATCCGTCGTCTGCGCGGCGAGCACCCGGATACCAAGCTGTATGCGGTGATCACTGATCTGGGGGCTTCCGGCGCCTACTACATCGCCAGTGCGGCAGATGAGATCTATGCCGACAAGGCCAGCCTGGTCGGCTCCATTGGCGTGACGGCAGCCGGCTACGGCTTTGTCGGTTCAATGGAAAAGCTGGGTGTCGAGCGGCGTACTTACACCGCTGGCGAGCATAAGGCATTCCTTGATCCGTTCTCGCCTGAAAAGCCTGATGAGCGAGCGTTCTGGCAGGGTGTGCTGGACACCACGCACCAGCAGTTCATTGCCATGGTCAAGCAGGGGCGGGGCGACCGCCTGAAGGACAAGGAGCATCCGGAGTTGTTCAGCGGCCTGGTCTGGTCGGGTGAGCAGGCCAAGGCGCTGGGGCTGGTGGATGGTTTGGGTAGTGCCAGCTATGTGGCGCGTGAAATCGTCGGTGAGAAGGATCTGGTTGACTACACCGTGCAGGAATCACCGTTCGATCGTTTCTCCAAGCGCATTGGCGCCAGCGTGGCCGAGCACCTGGCCATGTGGATGGGGTTCCAGGGCCCGCAGCTGCGCTGA
- a CDS encoding Maf family protein yields MLPLLLASSSAYRRELLARLRLPFTWASPDLDERRLADEPAVELVRRLARQKAEALAASHPQHLIIGSDQVAVLGEQILGKPHTFDRACEQLLEASGQQVTFLTGLALLNTATGHCQVDCVPFTVTMRELDRERVERYVTAEQPLDCAGSFKAEGLGVSLFQSTHGCDATSLIGLPLIRLVDMLTREGVVIP; encoded by the coding sequence ATGCTGCCTCTGTTGCTGGCTTCCAGCTCTGCCTATCGGCGCGAACTGCTCGCGCGCCTGCGCCTGCCCTTCACCTGGGCAAGCCCTGATCTAGACGAGCGGCGCCTGGCCGACGAGCCCGCCGTTGAGCTGGTACGGCGCCTGGCCAGGCAAAAAGCCGAAGCGCTTGCCGCCAGCCATCCTCAGCACTTGATCATCGGCTCCGACCAGGTCGCGGTACTGGGCGAGCAGATCCTCGGCAAGCCGCACACCTTCGATCGCGCCTGCGAGCAGTTGCTCGAAGCCAGCGGCCAGCAGGTGACCTTCCTGACCGGACTGGCGCTGCTCAATACCGCGACCGGGCACTGCCAGGTCGACTGCGTGCCTTTTACGGTGACGATGCGCGAGCTGGATCGGGAGCGCGTGGAGCGCTATGTGACAGCGGAGCAGCCGCTGGATTGCGCAGGGAGCTTCAAGGCTGAGGGTTTGGGGGTGAGTTTGTTTCAGAGTACCCACGGGTGCGACGCCACCAGCCTGATCGGGCTGCCGCTGATTCGACTGGTGGATATGCTGACCCGGGAAGGCGTGGTCATACCTTGA